One Triticum dicoccoides isolate Atlit2015 ecotype Zavitan chromosome 4B, WEW_v2.0, whole genome shotgun sequence genomic window carries:
- the LOC119293064 gene encoding protein trichome birefringence-like 19, with the protein MRDLLHISHPHARSSSRFFVVAVVSLTLVAALLAAFNLLSTTTIPDRRPPVSSRSRTQARRGEGCDIFRGDWVPDLDAPYYTNDTCSPGIIDEHYDCMRFGRPDLGFLQWRWQPAGAGCNLHRFDPHRFLAVMRGKTIAFVGDSLARNHKDSLICLLTKVAKPIIKSPREKHTVYYYREYNFTVASFWVPYLVRHEMIEDDGPTHTGLWNLYLDEPEEVWTTHVAELDYVVVSASSWFYRPSMLYEAGQLVGCHYCQRPNVTDLTMRYALRMATRAALRALSGADGRFRGTALLRTVDPSHYEGGEWNKDGNCLRRAPHRHGEKMVEGVELDFRALQMEEFATAEKAATNGARVMLMDTTEAMILRTDAHPSKYRAWTPDPLMKNQVHSDCVHWCLPGAIDTWNDMLLHMLLHE; encoded by the exons ATGAGGGACCTTCTTCACATCAGCCATCCCCATGCGAGGAGCAGCAGCAGATTCTTCGTCGTCGCGGTCGTCTCCCTCACGCTCGTTGCCGCCCTTCTTGCGGCTTTCAACCTGCTGTCCACCACGACGATCCCGGACCGGCGTCCGCCGGTTTCTTCTCGGTCTCGCACGCAAGCGCGACGTGGCGAGGGCTGTGACATTTTCCGGGGCGACTGGGTGCCGGACCTGGACGCGCCCTACTACACCAACGACACGTGCTCCCCGGGGATCATCGACGAGCACTATGACTGCATGAGGTTCGGCAGGCCGGACCTGGGCTTCCTCCAGTGGCGGTGGCAGCCCGCCGGCGCCGGCTGCAACCTGCACCGGTTCGACCCGCACCGCTTCTTGGCCGTGATGAGGGGCAAGACCATCGCCTTCGTCGGGGACTCCCTCGCCAGGAACCACAAGGACTCTCTCATCTGCCTCCTCACCAAA GTCGCCAAACCTATCATAAAATCACCGAGAGAGAAGCACACGGTGTACTACTATAGGGAGTACAACTTCACGGTGGCCAGCTTCTGGGTGCCATATCTAGTCCGGCACGAGATGATCGAAGACGATGGGCCAACGCACACGGGCCTCTGGAACCTCTACCTGGACGAGCCGGAGGAGGTGTGGACGACGCATGTGGCAGAGCTCGACTACGTGGTGGTGTCGGCGTCGAGCTGGTTCTACCGCCCGTCCATGTTGTATGAGGCCGGGCAGCTCGTCGGCTGCCACTACTGCCAGCGGCCCAACGTCACAGACCTGACGATGCGGTACGCGCTGCGCATGGCCACGCGGGCCGCGCTGCGGGCGCTGTCCGGCGCCGACGGCCGGTTCCGTGGCACGGCGCTGCTGCGTACCGTGGACCCGTCGCACTACGAGGGCGGGGAGTGGAACAAGGACGGCAACTGCCTTCGAAGGGCGCCGCACCGACATGGGGAGAAGATGGTCGAGGGCGTCGAGCTTGACTTCCGTGCGCTGCAGATGGAGGAGTTTGCGACGGCAGAGAAGGCGGCGACGAACGGCGCCAGGGTGATGCTCATGGACACGACGGAGGCGATGATCCTTCGCACGGACGCGCATCCCAGCAAGTACCGGGCCTGGACGCCTGACCCGCTCATGAAAAACCAGGTGCACAGCGACTGTGTGCACTGGTGCCTTCCGGGGGCCATTGATACATGGAATGACATGCTGCTTCATATGCTGCTCCACGAGTGA